The genomic segment AATGACGCAGCGCGCTCTGGTCGAAGATCTCGACGCGCGGCCAGTGCTGCCGGGCCGACGGACTGCCGAGCTCGTGCGGCAGCGACACGTCCGCATTCACGCACACCGGCACGCCGTTCGCCTGCGCGCGCATGCAGTACTCGGCGTCGACATGGTCGATGAAGAAATCCTCGCGAAACCGGCCGAGTGCGCGATACGCGTCGAGCGAGATCGCGGTGCCGGACGAGATGATCACCGAGCACGGCAGCAAGCCGCGCGCGCCGTCGCCGATCGGTGTGATCCGCGCAGACCAGCGGCGCACGGTGAAGAGCGGCAGGTTGCGCCGGAAGTTGCGGTTGAAGATGCGCGGCCCGACCAGGAAGCGCGTATCGCCGACCGTCGCGCACCCCGTGAGCATCCGCTCGAAATAATCGGCGGGCACGGTCGAATCCTGGTCGAAGATGAAGAACACGTCGCAGCCGCGGCGAATGAGAAACTCCACACCGGCGTTGAACGCGCCGGCGATCCCGCCGCGGTTGTGGTTCGCGACCACGTCGACGCCGTGCGCGGCGAGCCGCGCGTGCAGCTCGCGATCGACGACGGGCGAGTTGTCGACCGCGACGACGGCCGGACTGTGCGCGGGCAGGCCCAGCAGATGGTCGATCTGCGCCGCGGACGGCTTGTACAGCGTGACCAGCGTGCCATGTTTCATGACGGCACCTCGTAACGAAAGCGTGGCGATGCGCCGCACCGGCAGGCGGGCGGCTCGTCCTCCTTGGCCTTGCGTCTCGTCGGTGCGGTCTCGCCGGGCGCGCGTGCGCCGCGGACCGCCCGTTATTTCGCGTACAGCTTCACGACGCTCGCTTCCACCACGCGCGTGATTTCCTCCATCCGCCAGCGGATGTGCGTGTCGGTCAACGCGACACATCGTTCGGTGTCCCGCGCGGCGAGCGCGTCGAGAATCTCCAGATGCTCGGTGAAGGCCGCGTCGCGCCGCTGGTCGACGTCGACCCATCGCACGTAGTGAATCCGCGCGTTGATTCCCTGCAGCACGCGCCCGATCTCCGCATTGCCCGACAGCGCGGCAAGCTCCAGGTGAAACAGTTCGTCCTTCAGGACGAGCTCCGACGACGGCATCCGCGGCGCGCTCTTCATCACCTGCCGCCAGAAGCGGCGCAGTGTCTTGATGTCGTTGTCGGACGCCCGCTCGCACGCGAGCATCACCGCGGTCGACTCGATCGAACGCCTCAGCTCAAAGAGATCGAACACGTCTTTCCCTTCCAGTTGGCGGATGAAGAATCCGCGATTCGGCACGAAGACCAGCAGGTTCTCTGCGACGAGCCGGTTCAGCGCCTCCCGGATCGGCGTGCGGCTGACGTCGAACCGTTCCGCCAGTTCGAGCTCGTTGACCCGCTCGCCCGGCCGGATCGAATACACCACGGCCATCTGCTTCAGTTGCTCGTAAATCTCGTTGACCGTGAGGCCCGCGCGCCTGGGCGCCAGCGCCTCGCGGCCGCCAAGCACGGAATTCGCTGCCATCTCGCCTCCTCCTTCGTCTGTCGGCGACCGTCATTATCGGCCATGGCGGCCTGCGGACGCCTTTCTTGCTGCTACCGTCATTGCATCAGCAGGCGTCCGAAGCCCGGCACCGGATCGTCGACGCCGGCGAGCCGCAGCGAATGCCATGCGAGCGCGTGATTGCTCGACAACACCGGCTTGCCGGCGCGCGCCTCGATCTCCGCGAGCGCGTCGACGAGCCGAAGGCTCGTGCACGACACGAACACCGCGTCCACCGCCGGATCGGCGGCCAGCGCGAGCACCGCGCGCTCGATCGATGCGCGGTCGATCCGCGCCACCTCGTTGTCGTCGCGGTGCTCGAACGAGCCCGCGCGCACGACGTCGACACCGCGCGCGCGCAGGTAGGCCGCCATCGCTTCGTTGATCGAGCGCTCGTACGGCGTGAGGAGCGCGACGCCGCGCGCCCCCAGCGCGCCGAGCGCGACCCGCGCCGCAGTGATCGGCGTCGTGCACGCGACGCCCGGCCGCGCCTCGCGGATCCGCTCGAACACACGCTCCTCGCCGAGCACCATCGACGCGGACGTGCAGCCGAACGCCACCACGTCGAGGCGCTCGCCGGGGCGGATCAGCTCGACGGCCGCCGCGATCCCGCCGTCCATCCGCGCGAGCGTCTCCGCGGTGATGTCGGCGGAGTTCGCGATCCGGCTCTCGTAGAACGCGACGCCGTCGAGCGCGAGCACGCGCCGCCATTCGTATTCGATCGTATGGTCGGTCGCGAGCACGACGAGCCCGATCGCCGCGCGGCGCGCGATGCCCGCATCGAGCGAGAAGCCGAAGCGCGCGTACGAACCGGCGCCGTGCTGCACAGGGGTCGAAAGAAGTTCGCTCACTGGAGTGTCATCCCGGTAATGTCGATGTCGGGCTGCCGGCCGTGGATCAGGTCCGCGACGATCTTCGCGGTACCGCACGACATCGTCCAGCCCATGTGGCCGTGCCCGGTGTTGAGAAACAGGTTGCGATGCCGGGTCGCGCCGATGATCGGCGTGCCTTCCGGCGTCATCGGCCGCAACCCGGCCCAGTACGACGGTTTCGTATAGTCGGCGCCGTTCGGAAACAGCGCCTTCGCGGTCGCCAGCATGTGCGCGAAGTCCGCGGGCGTGTGGGTCGTGTCGTAGCCGCCGAATTCGGCCGTCGCGGTCAGGCGCAGCCGCTCGCCGAACCGCGCCCACGCGACGAGCTGGTTTTCCTCGACGCCGCCGAGCGTCGGCGGCTCGTGGCGCGCGTCGATCGGCAGCGTGACCGAGTAGCCTTTCACCGGGTAGATCGGCAACCGGTAGCCGAGCCGGCGCGCGACGAACGGCGAGTACGCGCCGAGCGCGAGCACGTAGCGGTCGCCGCTCACGCGGCCCTGCGACGTCTGCACGTAGTCCACCGCGTCCGCGTTCGCGCGCATGCCGTCGATCGTCGCGCCGAAGCGGAACTCGACGCCGAGCGCGCGGCAGCGTTCGGCGAGCGCGCGGGTAAACAGATGCGCGTCGCCGCTCTCGTCGGACGGGCAGTAGATCGCGCCCGCGATCTCGCCCGCCGCGCCGGAGAGCGCGGGCTCGCGCTCGATCACCGCGCGCGGGTCGAGCGTCTCGAGCGGCAGGCCGTTGTCGGACAGGATCCGCATGTTCGCGATGCCGCGCTCGAACGACGCGGGATCCCGGTACAGGTACAGCAGCCCGCCGCTGATCCGGTCGTACGCGAGCCCCTCGTCGCGGGTCGCGGACTGGAGCTGCTGCTGCGCGTAGCGGCACAGCCGCACCTTGATCGACGTGTTCCGGCGCGACCGCTCCGCCGTGCAGTTCTGCAGGAACTGGCGGCACCACGCCCACATCCGCCAGTCCGGCGACCACTTGAGGCGCAGCGCCTGCCCGTCAGAGAACAGCGACTTGAGCAGGATCTTCGGCGCGCGCGGCGATGCCCACGTATAGGAATGCCCGGGCGCGATCAGCCCCGCGTTCGCGAAGCTCGTCTCGAGCGCGACGCCGTCGCGCCGGTCGACCACCACCACCTCGTCGCCCGCCTTCGCGAGAAAGTAGGCGGTCGTCACACCGACGATGCCGCCTCCGAGCACGACCGTCCTCATCGCTCGCCTCCGCTAGAACGCGGCGATCGCCGCGATTTCGACCGTGTACTCGGGAAACGCGAGCGCCGACTCCACGCAGGCGCGCGCCGGCGCGTCGCCCTGCGGCACCCATGCGTCCCAGATCCGGTTCATGTCGGCAAAGCTCCGGTGATCGGCAAGCCAGATGTTCGCGGACACGATCCGGCGCTTGTCGAGCCCCGCGCCGTCGAGCAGCCGGTCGATCTTGTCGAGGATCTGGCGGGTCTGGCCGGCGACGTCGAGTGCGGTGTCGTCGGCAACCTGTCCGGCAATGAACGCGAAGCCGCCCGCAACCACGAGCTGGCTCATCCGTTCGCCTGCGCCATATCGCTTGATCTCCATCGCACCGCCTCCGTTTCCGTGTCGAGTGGGTTGAATTCTAAGCATCCATATTCAGCACTGTATACACTTTTTTCAAAAATATTCGACGCCGCGCCAATCTGGCGCATATGCCCGACGCTGGTGTTTACCGTCGCTGAGTTTGTGCATCTAATGCTTTAAAACAAGGCATTTTCTTGTGAACCTCGATGTGTTTTACGAACTTCGCCACATCCGCTCAAAAAGTGTTTGCCAACGATTTTTGTTCTGTGATTCTGTCGACACTTTTGTATTTCAAACGCAATTCAACACGCATTCAGGAGAACAAAAATGAAGCTGGGTTGCTGGAGTCTCGGGATCTGCGTCGCGCTCGGCGCGTCGGCGACATTTCCTGCACACGCCGACGTCAGCGTCGGCGCCGTGTTGCCGCTGACAGGCGCAAGCGCGTCGATCGGCGAGGACCAGCGGCGCGGGATCGAACTCGCGGTCGCGAAAATCAACGCGCAAGGCGGCGTGCTCGGGCAGAAGCTGCAGGTGCGGATCGAGGATTCGGGCGGCACGGCGAACACGGCGCTCGACGCCGCGCGCAAGCTGGCGACGGTCGAGCGCGTGCCGCTCGTGCTCGGCGAATTCTCTTCGTCGGTAACGATTCCGGTCGGGCAGTTCCTTGTGCGCCAGGGCGACGTGCACATCAACATCGGTTCGTCGAGCCAGCAGGTCCGCAAGATCGGCGCGGGCTCGTTCAGCGCAATCGGGCTCGACGACCTGTCCGCGCGCTTCGCCGCGCAGGATGTGTACGACCGCAAGCTGCGGCGCGTCGCGCTGATCGCGCCGAACAACGGCTACGGCCAGGGCATCGCGGCCGAGTTCAGGAAGCGCTTCGAGGCGCTCGGCGGCACGATCGTGTCGACGGTGCTCTACACCGAGGGCCAGTCGACCTACCGGCGCGAGCTGGAGCAGGCATCGCGCGCACAGCCCGACGGCTACGTGTACAGCGCGTACGGACAGGAAGCCGCGACGCTGAACCGGCAGGCGTTCGAGATGCGCCTCAACCAGCAGCCGTGGTACGGGATCTACCTGACGATGTGCACGAGCGACACGCCCGCGCAGATCGCGCAGGGGCAGATCGGCCTGGAGGTCGCGGCGCTCGGCACAAGTGCCGCCGCGTACGCGGCCGACTATCGCGCCGCCTACCACGAGGCGCCGCGCTCGGCGTTCGGCAGCTACGCGTACGACGCGACGATGCTGTCCGCCGCCGCGATCAATCGCGCCCAATCGGCCGATCCGGCGAAGGTGCGCGCGGCGCTCGCGGCCAGCCAGCCGTACACGGGCGTGACCGGCACGATCGCCTTCGACGCCGACGGCCAGCGCACGGTGCAGCCGTACGAGAAGGTCCTGTACCGGCAATCCGTCGTCGCGCGCTAGCCACCGGGAGCAACGCGATGCTGCAATTCCTGATCGATGTCCTGATGCGCACGTCCGACCTGCTGCTCGTGTCGGTCGGCCTGTCGACGCTGTATTCGCTGATTCGCTTCCCGAACATCGCGCACGTCCAGTACGCGATGATCGGTGCGTTCGCGACCCTCGGGTTCGAACGCGCGGGCCTGCCGTTCGCGCTCGCGACCGCCGTGTCGTGCGTGCTGGTCGGCCTTGCCGCGACGCTGCTGAACCTGTTCGTGTTCACGCGGCTGCTGCGCTCGGGCAGCGCGGTCGCGATGATCGGTTCGCTCGCCGTATCGCTGCTCGCCGTCGCGCTGATGCTCGGCACCGCCGGCTCGCGGCCTTTGCAGTATGCGCAGGCGGTGCGTCCGCCGCTGATGGTCGGCGGCGTCGCGATGTCGTCCGCGCAGGCGGGCTCGATCGCGTGCGGCGCCGTCGCGCTCGCGGTGTTCGCGCTGCTGCTGTACCGCACCCGCCTCGGCCGGGCGATGCGCGCGCTCGCGTCGAATCGCGCGCTCGCGCTCGCAACGGGCATCGACGCGCAGCGCGTGACCAACGTGATCACGTTCGCAAGCGGCGTGCTTGCGGCGCTCGGCGGCACGATGCTCGGCGCGACCGAAAGCGTGCACGTCAACCTCGGCTACGGGTTGCTGATCCCGGTGTTTTCCGCCGCCATCCTCGGCGGCCTCGGCAATCCGCTCGGCGCGGCGGCCGGCGCGCTCCTGATCGCGTTCGCCGAAACGACCGCGCTCGACGTCGACTTCGGCGGGCTGGTCGGCCGGCCGCTCGCGTTCTTTCCGGTCGAATACGTCGGCGCCGTGTCGTTCGCGATCCTGCTCGTCGTACTCGTGTTCCGGCCATACGGAATCTTCGACAGGGAGGTGCGTCGTGTCTAGTTTCATCGTCCATCTGCTGACCGTCGCGTGCCTGTACGCGACGATGGCGCTCGGCCTGAACCTGCAGGCCGGCTATGCGGGGCTCGTCAATTTCGGCTTCGTCGCGTTCGCGGGGCTCGGCGCCTACGCCGCCGGCATCGCGTCGCAGCTCGGCTGGCCGCTGCCGGCCGCACTCGCGCTCGCGGCCGGCGCGGCGAGCGTGCTGGCCGTCGCCATCGCACGGCTCGGCCGCCATCTGTCGGCCGACTACTGGGGCATCGCGACGCTCGCGATCGCCGAGATCCTGCGCACGTTCGCGTTGAACGAAGGCTGGCTGACGGGCGGCGCGCAAGGCATCGGCGGCATCGCGCCGCTGTTTCCCGGGCTGCGCGCGCCGTGGGCCGACCTCGCGTTCCTCGCCGTCGCGGCCGGCGGCCTCGCCGTCGCATACGCCGCATGCCGGCTGCTGACCACCGGCCGCTTCGGCCGCGCGCTGAAGGTGATGCGCGAGGAGCCCGCGCTCGCCGTCTGCTTCGGCTACGACCCGGTCGCGCTGAAGACCCGGGCGAGCGTCGCGGGGGCGCTGCCCGCGGCGTTCGCGGGCGCGCTCCTCACCTGGTACATCAGCTACGTCGGCCCGGACACGATGGTGGCATCCGAAACCTTCGCGCTGTGGACCATCGTCATGGTCGGCGGGCTCGGCAGCCATGCCGGCGTGCTGGCCGGCGCGCTCATCGTGCAGGCGGTCTACGCGGTCGCGCCGTTTCTGAAGGACTGGCTCGGCGTCGGCAGCGATCTCGCGGGCGCGGTGCGCCTCGGCCTCGTCGGCCTGATGCTGCTCGCATGCGTGCTGTGGCGCCCGCGCGGCCTTGTGCCGGAACGACTGGAGGTTCACCCATGAGCGCGCTGCTCGAGCTTGAAGGCGTCACGATACGCTACGGCGACAACACGGTGCTGTCGGGCCTCACGCTGTCCGTCGGCGACGGCGAGATCGTCGGGCTGCTCGGTCCGAACGGCTCGGGCAAGAGCACGGCGCTCAACGCGATCACGGGCTTCGCTCCGGTCGCGGCCGGCGCGATCCGCTTCGCCGGGCGCCGCATCGACGCGCTTGCGCCGCACCGGATCGCGCGGCTCGGCATCCGCCGGACGTTCCAGTTGCCGTCGATGCCCGCGCGCATGTCGGTGCTGGAACTGGCGATGGCCGCGTCGTCGGCCCGTCACGGCCCGGTCGCCGCGTTGCTGCGCAGTCGCGCGACGCGCGCGCTGGAAGCCGAAACCCGCGCACGCGCTACCGCGCTGCTCGAAGAGCTGAAGCTCGCGCACGTCGCGCAGCTCGGCGCCGCGGCAATTTCGGGCGGCCAGAAGAAGCTGCTCGGCATCGCGTGCGCGATGATGACCGAGCCGAAGCTGCTGCTGCTCGACGAACCGACCGCGGGCGTTCACCCCAACCTGCGCGGCGAGCTGGTCGCCGAACTGCGCCGCATCTGCGGACAGGGCGTCACGCTCGTCGTGATCGAGCACGACATGCACTTCATCCGCGAGCTGTGCGACCGCTGCATCGTGCTC from the Burkholderia pyrrocinia genome contains:
- a CDS encoding glycosyltransferase family 2 protein; amino-acid sequence: MKHGTLVTLYKPSAAQIDHLLGLPAHSPAVVAVDNSPVVDRELHARLAAHGVDVVANHNRGGIAGAFNAGVEFLIRRGCDVFFIFDQDSTVPADYFERMLTGCATVGDTRFLVGPRIFNRNFRRNLPLFTVRRWSARITPIGDGARGLLPCSVIISSGTAISLDAYRALGRFREDFFIDHVDAEYCMRAQANGVPVCVNADVSLPHELGSPSARQHWPRVEIFDQSALRHYYAARNCILVARDYWRRYPAMLLINLITLKHVAFILLHARDKRTKLHAILCGVTDGLRGRYGRV
- a CDS encoding GntR family transcriptional regulator, which produces MAANSVLGGREALAPRRAGLTVNEIYEQLKQMAVVYSIRPGERVNELELAERFDVSRTPIREALNRLVAENLLVFVPNRGFFIRQLEGKDVFDLFELRRSIESTAVMLACERASDNDIKTLRRFWRQVMKSAPRMPSSELVLKDELFHLELAALSGNAEIGRVLQGINARIHYVRWVDVDQRRDAAFTEHLEILDALAARDTERCVALTDTHIRWRMEEITRVVEASVVKLYAK
- a CDS encoding maleate cis-trans isomerase family protein, translated to MSELLSTPVQHGAGSYARFGFSLDAGIARRAAIGLVVLATDHTIEYEWRRVLALDGVAFYESRIANSADITAETLARMDGGIAAAVELIRPGERLDVVAFGCTSASMVLGEERVFERIREARPGVACTTPITAARVALGALGARGVALLTPYERSINEAMAAYLRARGVDVVRAGSFEHRDDNEVARIDRASIERAVLALAADPAVDAVFVSCTSLRLVDALAEIEARAGKPVLSSNHALAWHSLRLAGVDDPVPGFGRLLMQ
- a CDS encoding D-amino acid dehydrogenase, with product MRTVVLGGGIVGVTTAYFLAKAGDEVVVVDRRDGVALETSFANAGLIAPGHSYTWASPRAPKILLKSLFSDGQALRLKWSPDWRMWAWCRQFLQNCTAERSRRNTSIKVRLCRYAQQQLQSATRDEGLAYDRISGGLLYLYRDPASFERGIANMRILSDNGLPLETLDPRAVIEREPALSGAAGEIAGAIYCPSDESGDAHLFTRALAERCRALGVEFRFGATIDGMRANADAVDYVQTSQGRVSGDRYVLALGAYSPFVARRLGYRLPIYPVKGYSVTLPIDARHEPPTLGGVEENQLVAWARFGERLRLTATAEFGGYDTTHTPADFAHMLATAKALFPNGADYTKPSYWAGLRPMTPEGTPIIGATRHRNLFLNTGHGHMGWTMSCGTAKIVADLIHGRQPDIDITGMTLQ
- a CDS encoding RidA family protein yields the protein MEIKRYGAGERMSQLVVAGGFAFIAGQVADDTALDVAGQTRQILDKIDRLLDGAGLDKRRIVSANIWLADHRSFADMNRIWDAWVPQGDAPARACVESALAFPEYTVEIAAIAAF
- a CDS encoding ABC transporter substrate-binding protein is translated as MKLGCWSLGICVALGASATFPAHADVSVGAVLPLTGASASIGEDQRRGIELAVAKINAQGGVLGQKLQVRIEDSGGTANTALDAARKLATVERVPLVLGEFSSSVTIPVGQFLVRQGDVHINIGSSSQQVRKIGAGSFSAIGLDDLSARFAAQDVYDRKLRRVALIAPNNGYGQGIAAEFRKRFEALGGTIVSTVLYTEGQSTYRRELEQASRAQPDGYVYSAYGQEAATLNRQAFEMRLNQQPWYGIYLTMCTSDTPAQIAQGQIGLEVAALGTSAAAYAADYRAAYHEAPRSAFGSYAYDATMLSAAAINRAQSADPAKVRAALAASQPYTGVTGTIAFDADGQRTVQPYEKVLYRQSVVAR
- a CDS encoding branched-chain amino acid ABC transporter permease, encoding MLQFLIDVLMRTSDLLLVSVGLSTLYSLIRFPNIAHVQYAMIGAFATLGFERAGLPFALATAVSCVLVGLAATLLNLFVFTRLLRSGSAVAMIGSLAVSLLAVALMLGTAGSRPLQYAQAVRPPLMVGGVAMSSAQAGSIACGAVALAVFALLLYRTRLGRAMRALASNRALALATGIDAQRVTNVITFASGVLAALGGTMLGATESVHVNLGYGLLIPVFSAAILGGLGNPLGAAAGALLIAFAETTALDVDFGGLVGRPLAFFPVEYVGAVSFAILLVVLVFRPYGIFDREVRRV
- a CDS encoding branched-chain amino acid ABC transporter permease; its protein translation is MSSFIVHLLTVACLYATMALGLNLQAGYAGLVNFGFVAFAGLGAYAAGIASQLGWPLPAALALAAGAASVLAVAIARLGRHLSADYWGIATLAIAEILRTFALNEGWLTGGAQGIGGIAPLFPGLRAPWADLAFLAVAAGGLAVAYAACRLLTTGRFGRALKVMREEPALAVCFGYDPVALKTRASVAGALPAAFAGALLTWYISYVGPDTMVASETFALWTIVMVGGLGSHAGVLAGALIVQAVYAVAPFLKDWLGVGSDLAGAVRLGLVGLMLLACVLWRPRGLVPERLEVHP
- a CDS encoding ABC transporter ATP-binding protein — encoded protein: MSALLELEGVTIRYGDNTVLSGLTLSVGDGEIVGLLGPNGSGKSTALNAITGFAPVAAGAIRFAGRRIDALAPHRIARLGIRRTFQLPSMPARMSVLELAMAASSARHGPVAALLRSRATRALEAETRARATALLEELKLAHVAQLGAAAISGGQKKLLGIACAMMTEPKLLLLDEPTAGVHPNLRGELVAELRRICGQGVTLVVIEHDMHFIRELCDRCIVLDRGAAIADCRPAELESNRRVLDAYLGRAHARRPLGVS